A single Botrytis cinerea B05.10 chromosome 1, complete sequence DNA region contains:
- the Bcshy1 gene encoding Bcshy1 gives MRSPVSALSYNRIYTFSSHARKITFPFQTPKCPAKYRYFSGTRIKSRQAADDPNFTSIIDNPPNLVRTGRRHGPGLIILALIPLTAFALGTWQVQRLDWKSKLIAKFEDRLVRDPLPLPPHIDPSAIKEFDYRRIFATGHFRHDQEMLIGPRLHDGKDGYLVITPLERDGEGTSVLVNRGWIEKKYKKQTSRPDGLPQGEVTVEGLLREPWKKNYFTPDNSPQTQEFYFPDVEQMAKLTGSQPVWIEETMEPDLLMAWDRAARGIPIGRPAEVNLRNNHTQYIFTWYALAAATSVMLWMVVKKPSADIARRVRQNKEWS, from the exons ATGCGTTCCCCTGTCTCAGCTCTATCTTACAATCGTATCTATACGTTCTCGTCCCATGCTAGGAAAATAACTTTTCCCttccaaaccccaaaatGTCCAGCAAAGTATCGATATTTCTCGGGAACCCGCATCAAGTCCAGACAGGCTGCTGACGACCCCAATTTCACATCTATAATAGACAATCCTCCGAATCTAGTTCGCACAGGAAGAAGGCATGGGCCTGGCCTTATTATTCTAG CTTTAATTCCTCTAACGGCTTTTGCCTTGGGGACGTGGCAAGTCCAACGTCTGGATTGGAAATCAAAGCTCATTGCAAAGTTTGAGGATCGCCTCGTTCGTGATCCTTTACCACTTCCCCCACACATTGATCCTTCAGCAATAAAAGAATTCGATTACAGAAGAATTTTTGCAACTGGTCACTTTAGACACGATCAAGAAATGTTGATTGGCCCTCGATTGCACGATGGGAAAGATGGTTATCTCGTCATCACTCCTTTGGAGCGGGATGGTGAGGGCACTAGTGTTCTTGTAAACCGGGGTTGGatcgagaagaaatataaGAAGCAAACAAGTAGGCCTGACGGGCTGCCTCAAGGTGAAGTAACGGTCGAGGGATTGTTGCGCGAACcttggaaaaagaattatttcaCGCCAGATAATAGTCCACAGACACAAGAATTCTACTTTCCTGACGTCGAGCAAATGGCTAAGTTGACAGGAAGTCAACCTGTTTGGATTGAAGAGACAATGG AACCTGATCTTTTGATGGCTTGGGATCGCGCTGCTCGTGGGATTCCAATAGGAAGACCGGCAGAAGTCAATCTCCGAAACAACCACACACAGTACATATTTACATG GTACGCCTTGGCTGCTGCTACGTCAGTTATGCTGTGGATGGTTGTGAAGAAACCATCTGCAGACATCGCTCGACGAGTTCGTCAAAATAAAGAATGGTCTTGA